A window from Planococcus maritimus encodes these proteins:
- a CDS encoding YwhD family protein yields the protein MANEEKPKKKLGFTIIKDDPTDGHKGYGIGSLSLENVSPLIIDVEEQDAVLDIGAMHARSQTERGIKFTTNREDSEGGKNYWLVWITIDFNPAGPYYAGVTSCEMVVNREKRRGYKILADHVNLMDKSMKRKIIVDHMDAPSKKVLADYLKTHNPEMWERSEEQLHSDLSQ from the coding sequence ATGGCAAATGAAGAAAAGCCCAAAAAGAAATTGGGATTCACCATTATAAAAGACGATCCGACAGACGGGCATAAAGGCTACGGCATCGGTTCCTTGTCGCTCGAGAACGTTTCACCGCTCATCATCGACGTCGAAGAACAAGATGCGGTACTTGATATTGGCGCGATGCACGCAAGAAGCCAGACGGAACGTGGCATTAAATTCACGACCAACCGCGAAGATTCTGAGGGCGGAAAAAATTATTGGCTCGTCTGGATTACCATTGACTTTAATCCAGCAGGACCATATTACGCTGGTGTTACGTCTTGTGAAATGGTGGTCAACCGGGAAAAGCGCCGTGGCTATAAAATTTTGGCGGACCACGTTAATTTGATGGATAAGTCAATGAAACGCAAAATCATTGTTGACCATATGGATGCGCCATCGAAAAAAGTACTCGCTGATTATTTGAAAACCCATAACCCAGAAATGTGGGAGCGCAGCGAAGAACAATTGCATAGTGATTTGTCACAATAA
- a CDS encoding 2-hydroxymuconate tautomerase, whose protein sequence is MPYVTVKMLEGRTDEQKRALVEKVTAAVSETTGAPTEKVVVFLEDLKKSEYAVNGKLLSEE, encoded by the coding sequence ATGCCATACGTAACTGTAAAAATGCTTGAAGGCCGCACAGATGAACAAAAACGCGCACTCGTTGAAAAAGTGACAGCCGCTGTTTCTGAAACGACTGGTGCACCAACCGAAAAAGTTGTCGTCTTCCTCGAAGACTTAAAGAAAAGCGAATACGCGGTCAACGGCAAGCTATTAAGCGAAGAGTAG
- a CDS encoding YwgA family protein, protein MLQEHARIVDFIATAEGVTGRKKLQKMVYIMKKLNVPFREKYEFHIYGPYSEELTARIEELCDMGFISEALEDKGSYVQYKYAVTEEGMEFRQAVAASIPKNPEAAALLNAKSARFLELASTLLYFDHLEREEQIAKLHSVKGKLNFTETEIEEAYRFLDELAQLKLA, encoded by the coding sequence TTGCTCCAAGAACATGCAAGAATCGTTGATTTTATCGCGACGGCCGAAGGAGTAACCGGCCGAAAGAAACTGCAGAAAATGGTCTATATTATGAAAAAGCTCAATGTCCCGTTCAGAGAGAAATATGAATTTCATATCTACGGGCCCTATTCGGAAGAATTGACGGCGCGCATTGAGGAATTATGCGATATGGGCTTTATTTCAGAAGCATTGGAAGACAAAGGTTCCTATGTTCAATATAAATACGCGGTCACGGAAGAAGGCATGGAATTCCGACAAGCCGTTGCGGCATCGATCCCGAAAAACCCTGAAGCCGCCGCTTTGCTCAATGCCAAAAGCGCACGCTTTCTTGAACTGGCTTCGACTCTTCTGTATTTTGACCATCTCGAGCGTGAAGAACAGATCGCCAAATTGCATAGTGTAAAAGGCAAACTGAACTTCACCGAAACTGAAATCGAAGAAGCCTACCGCTTTCTCGATGAACTGGCACAATTAAAGCTTGCGTAA
- a CDS encoding HD domain-containing protein, protein MSYATQKLAEEKVFKDPVHRYIHVRDQVIWDLVNSKEFQRLRRIKQLGTSYLVFHGAEHSRFNHSLGVYEIVRRISDDVFHGRPEWDEGERLTVLCAALLHDLGHGPFSHSFEKVFDVDHEEFTRAILTGDTEVNSILQKVAPDFPADVAEVIAKTYSNKQVVSLISSQIDADRMDYLQRDAYYTGVSYGHFDMERILRVMRPLDDQVVIKSSGMHAVEDYIMSRYQMYWQVYFHPVARSAEVILRKILQRAKELSENGYEFQQPPTHFLAFFDRSFTLADYLALDEGVLMTYFQLWINERDPILADLCERFVNRRLFQYVDFDPGTDYKKLGELSALFKKAGIDPEYYLIDDSTSDLPYDFYRPGEEEERLPIQLLMPNGDIKELSRLSQIVDAISGKRRTDYKLYFPAELLIDGKKKAIKQQILEMLREGGV, encoded by the coding sequence GTGAGCTACGCCACACAGAAATTAGCTGAAGAAAAAGTGTTCAAAGATCCGGTTCACCGGTATATCCACGTACGCGACCAAGTGATTTGGGACCTCGTCAATTCAAAAGAGTTCCAACGCTTGCGCCGTATCAAACAACTCGGGACATCCTACCTCGTTTTTCACGGCGCAGAGCATAGCCGGTTTAACCATTCGCTTGGCGTCTATGAAATCGTCCGGCGCATTTCGGACGATGTGTTTCACGGCCGCCCGGAATGGGATGAAGGCGAGCGTTTGACGGTGTTGTGTGCCGCACTTCTTCACGACCTCGGGCATGGCCCGTTTTCACATTCATTTGAAAAAGTATTTGATGTGGATCATGAAGAATTCACGCGTGCCATCTTGACCGGTGATACGGAAGTGAACAGCATCTTGCAAAAAGTTGCGCCTGATTTTCCTGCAGATGTTGCAGAAGTCATTGCCAAAACCTATTCCAATAAACAAGTCGTCTCGCTCATTTCCAGCCAGATCGACGCTGACCGGATGGATTATTTGCAGCGCGATGCCTATTATACGGGTGTTTCCTATGGTCATTTTGATATGGAGCGCATCCTGCGGGTCATGCGGCCATTAGATGACCAAGTCGTCATCAAGTCGAGCGGCATGCACGCGGTCGAAGACTATATCATGAGCCGCTACCAGATGTACTGGCAAGTGTATTTCCATCCAGTTGCAAGAAGTGCAGAAGTCATTTTGCGGAAAATCTTGCAACGGGCAAAGGAATTGAGCGAAAACGGCTATGAATTCCAGCAGCCGCCGACCCATTTCCTGGCCTTTTTCGACCGCAGCTTTACGCTAGCCGATTATTTGGCGCTCGATGAAGGGGTCTTGATGACTTATTTCCAGCTTTGGATCAATGAGCGCGACCCGATCCTCGCCGATTTGTGCGAGCGTTTCGTCAACCGCCGCCTGTTCCAATACGTCGATTTCGATCCCGGCACGGACTATAAGAAACTCGGGGAACTATCAGCGTTGTTCAAAAAAGCGGGCATCGATCCTGAATATTATTTAATCGATGACTCCACTTCCGATTTGCCTTATGATTTCTATCGCCCGGGGGAAGAGGAAGAACGCCTGCCGATCCAATTATTGATGCCAAACGGCGACATTAAAGAACTATCCAGGTTATCCCAGATTGTAGACGCCATATCTGGCAAACGCCGAACCGATTATAAATTATATTTTCCAGCGGAATTGCTTATCGATGGCAAGAAAAAAGCCATTAAGCAGCAAATCCTGGAGATGCTCAGAGAAGGAGGGGTTTAG
- a CDS encoding lipoate--protein ligase family protein — MALFMEDKKWRFWDQSLSARNRSALESFAADDTLCELVGSQKSPATVRTWVHDDTVVLGIQDHRLPHIDKAMAVLEDNGYQGIVRNSGGLAVVLDSGVLNISVVLSEKEGAIDIPQGYDIMVELVEALFPEATIDAYEIVGSYCPGSYDLSIGGKKFAGISQRRIRRGIAVQVYLCIEGSGAERAEVIREFYEAGRGGEETKFSYPEIQPEVMASLSELLGRDITVPEVVVDLNALLGSPNPMPLQEEEFELYSFYLKRVLDRNEKMLEWTLE, encoded by the coding sequence ATGGCTTTATTTATGGAAGATAAAAAATGGCGCTTTTGGGACCAGTCCTTGAGCGCGCGCAACCGTTCTGCGCTCGAATCGTTCGCAGCCGACGACACGCTTTGTGAACTGGTTGGTTCCCAGAAAAGTCCGGCGACTGTCAGAACCTGGGTGCACGATGACACGGTCGTACTTGGCATCCAAGACCATCGCTTGCCCCATATCGATAAAGCGATGGCAGTACTAGAAGACAACGGCTATCAGGGAATCGTCCGGAATTCCGGCGGCCTTGCCGTGGTGCTCGATTCCGGCGTCTTGAATATTTCCGTCGTTCTATCGGAAAAAGAAGGTGCCATCGATATTCCGCAAGGCTACGATATCATGGTCGAACTGGTGGAGGCTTTGTTTCCGGAAGCGACAATCGATGCCTACGAAATCGTCGGTTCCTACTGCCCGGGCAGCTACGATTTAAGCATCGGCGGCAAGAAATTTGCCGGCATTTCCCAGCGGCGCATTCGCCGCGGTATAGCGGTGCAAGTGTATTTGTGCATCGAAGGAAGCGGCGCGGAACGGGCGGAAGTGATTCGCGAATTTTACGAAGCGGGCAGAGGGGGCGAAGAAACAAAATTCAGTTACCCCGAAATCCAGCCGGAAGTAATGGCCTCGCTTAGCGAATTGCTTGGCCGTGACATCACGGTGCCTGAAGTGGTAGTCGATTTAAATGCACTTCTCGGCTCGCCGAACCCAATGCCGCTTCAAGAAGAGGAATTTGAATTGTATTCGTTTTATTTAAAACGGGTACTTGACCGCAATGAAAAAATGCTCGAATGGACGCTTGAATGA
- the hemQ gene encoding hydrogen peroxide-dependent heme synthase, which yields MNEAAITLDGWYVLHDFRSMDWVAWKMLDDEERQFAIDEFNNFMEKVNQADDNKTGAHALYSIIGQKADLMLMLLRETMDELRELETEYNKLTLIAYTVPTYSYVSVVELSNYLSGDSDEDPYQNPHVRSRLYPELQRSQYICFYPMDKRREGNDNWYMLPMQERKDLMLSHGKIGRSYAGKVKQIISGSVGFDDYEWGVTLFAEDVLQFKKLVYEMRFDEVSARYGEFGSFYVGTILDKEKTVKFLEV from the coding sequence ATGAATGAAGCAGCAATCACATTAGACGGCTGGTACGTGCTCCACGATTTCCGTTCGATGGACTGGGTCGCGTGGAAAATGCTCGACGACGAAGAGCGCCAATTCGCAATCGACGAGTTCAACAATTTCATGGAAAAAGTTAACCAAGCTGATGACAATAAAACCGGTGCCCACGCCCTTTATTCCATCATCGGGCAAAAAGCAGATCTTATGCTTATGCTCTTGCGCGAAACGATGGATGAATTGCGCGAGCTCGAAACCGAATACAATAAATTGACTTTGATCGCTTATACAGTACCGACGTATTCTTACGTATCCGTTGTGGAATTGTCGAACTACCTGTCAGGCGACAGCGATGAAGACCCTTACCAAAACCCGCATGTCCGTTCGCGTCTGTACCCTGAGCTGCAACGCTCCCAGTACATCTGCTTCTATCCAATGGACAAGCGTCGCGAAGGCAACGACAACTGGTACATGTTGCCGATGCAAGAGCGCAAAGATTTGATGCTGTCTCACGGCAAGATCGGTCGCAGCTATGCTGGTAAGGTCAAACAAATCATTTCCGGCTCTGTCGGATTCGATGATTACGAATGGGGCGTCACGCTTTTCGCGGAAGACGTTCTCCAGTTCAAGAAACTCGTCTATGAAATGCGTTTCGATGAAGTTTCCGCTCGCTACGGCGAATTTGGTTCATTCTACGTCGGCACGATTCTCGACAAAGAAAAAACCGTGAAATTCCTCGAAGTATAA
- a CDS encoding acyltransferase translates to MKQQAHIFDIHVMRAVGCLMVVLVHVSALYYVQHGDWQDVILFLNQASRFGTPIFAIVSGLLLFLQVRNKGFFFQRFFSSRLQKIVIPFLFWTAFYLFYLWIVFGANPLDSGIKRFLFEVAFGETYSHLYFISIVLQFYLIFPLLQLIRSKAAWMIALVVSAAIHVYAMKYMDPSQFDGLLARIVEQRAFLPKWIFFFIFGGFLAYNWETAKQWAYKWRVGLFVGVLLILYFAAVEYEWGRYIGSNRVSNIINLPILILFIMAIAEKVGRNPLLHTVASKLGAMSMGIYLIHPFVINMLQRNMPEGVWRLSLFPLWYVVVMAITIGIILLVQKLPFGRVILTVPSVKTVKPAAKNENKELKEA, encoded by the coding sequence ATGAAACAGCAAGCACATATTTTTGATATACATGTCATGAGGGCAGTAGGCTGTTTGATGGTCGTGCTCGTTCATGTCTCCGCATTATATTATGTTCAGCATGGCGATTGGCAGGATGTTATTTTATTCCTCAACCAGGCAAGCCGTTTCGGGACACCGATTTTCGCCATTGTCAGCGGACTGTTATTGTTCTTGCAAGTGAGGAATAAGGGATTTTTCTTTCAGCGCTTTTTCTCGTCGCGCCTGCAGAAAATCGTCATTCCGTTCTTGTTCTGGACCGCGTTTTACTTGTTTTATTTATGGATCGTCTTTGGGGCCAACCCGTTGGACTCGGGAATCAAACGATTTTTGTTTGAGGTAGCGTTCGGAGAAACGTATTCCCACCTTTATTTCATCTCTATCGTTTTGCAGTTCTATTTGATTTTCCCTTTGCTGCAATTGATCAGAAGCAAAGCGGCTTGGATGATTGCCTTGGTGGTATCTGCTGCCATTCACGTTTATGCAATGAAATACATGGATCCTTCGCAATTTGACGGACTGCTTGCCAGAATCGTCGAGCAGCGAGCCTTTTTGCCGAAGTGGATTTTCTTCTTCATCTTTGGCGGATTTCTCGCCTACAACTGGGAAACGGCGAAGCAATGGGCGTATAAATGGAGAGTCGGTTTGTTTGTTGGGGTGCTGCTAATCCTTTACTTTGCGGCAGTTGAATACGAATGGGGACGTTACATAGGATCCAACCGCGTATCCAACATCATCAATTTGCCGATCCTCATTTTGTTTATCATGGCGATTGCCGAGAAGGTCGGGCGAAATCCACTGCTCCATACAGTCGCTTCGAAGCTAGGCGCGATGTCTATGGGAATCTATTTGATCCACCCATTTGTCATCAATATGCTGCAGCGCAATATGCCTGAGGGTGTATGGCGGCTATCCCTGTTTCCATTATGGTACGTAGTGGTCATGGCCATTACGATTGGCATCATTTTGCTGGTACAGAAACTGCCATTTGGCCGCGTTATCTTGACCGTTCCTTCTGTCAAAACGGTCAAGCCCGCTGCAAAGAACGAGAACAAAGAGTTAAAGGAAGCGTAA
- a CDS encoding DUF423 domain-containing protein, producing the protein MKFFLIAGAVNGLLAVAFGAFGAHLLEGRVADKYLDTWQTAVQYQMFHSIGLIAVAILMSSALIGPLSSLSWAGYLMLAGIVIFSGSLYVLSLTGISVLGAITPIGGVAFIAGWVMLMVAAAKAL; encoded by the coding sequence ATGAAATTTTTCTTGATAGCAGGAGCGGTCAATGGGTTGCTTGCCGTCGCTTTCGGGGCATTCGGGGCACATTTGCTCGAAGGCCGCGTAGCGGATAAATACTTGGATACATGGCAGACCGCCGTGCAATACCAAATGTTCCACTCGATCGGATTGATCGCCGTCGCCATATTGATGAGTTCCGCGCTCATCGGGCCGCTCAGCTCACTCAGTTGGGCAGGGTACTTGATGCTTGCGGGAATCGTGATTTTCTCAGGCAGCTTGTATGTTCTAAGTTTAACGGGCATCAGTGTACTTGGGGCGATCACGCCAATCGGAGGCGTCGCATTCATCGCAGGATGGGTCATGTTGATGGTTGCCGCAGCAAAAGCTTTATAA
- a CDS encoding YwdI family protein, whose protein sequence is MGIETTRILDEIDKHTARARQGEPEKIRESLAAIRALCDLLLEDGMQAPKKPRAMPLASTETVNRPQTVPTAERMQEEGANGDSLFEF, encoded by the coding sequence ATGGGCATCGAAACGACACGTATTTTAGATGAAATCGATAAGCACACGGCCCGTGCACGGCAAGGCGAACCTGAAAAAATTCGGGAATCGCTGGCTGCGATCCGGGCTTTATGCGACCTGCTTCTTGAAGACGGTATGCAAGCACCTAAAAAACCTCGTGCTATGCCGCTTGCTTCAACGGAAACGGTGAACCGGCCGCAGACTGTTCCTACGGCTGAAAGAATGCAAGAAGAAGGAGCGAACGGCGATTCGCTGTTTGAATTTTAA
- a CDS encoding uracil-DNA glycosylase produces the protein MTKQIFSNDWQEILGEEFGKSYYQELREFLKEEYAEEMVYPVKEDIWNAFEHTAYRDVKAVILGQDPYHGANQAHGLSFSVQPGIAHPPSLRNIFKELESDIGCPKPVDGTLTKWADQGVLMLNTVLTVRQGQAHSHQKKGWESFTDEVIRKLSAREEPVIFILWGKPAQMKKRLIDTERHAIIEAPHPSPLSAHRGFFGSKPFSKVNKLLQSRGEAPIDFCLD, from the coding sequence ATGACTAAACAAATTTTCAGCAATGACTGGCAGGAAATCTTAGGAGAAGAATTTGGCAAGAGCTATTACCAGGAATTAAGGGAATTCCTCAAAGAAGAATATGCCGAGGAAATGGTTTATCCAGTGAAAGAAGATATTTGGAACGCTTTTGAACATACAGCGTACCGGGATGTCAAAGCCGTTATTCTCGGGCAAGACCCTTATCATGGCGCGAATCAAGCGCATGGCTTGAGCTTTTCTGTCCAACCAGGTATCGCCCATCCACCGAGCCTGCGCAATATCTTCAAAGAGCTGGAGAGTGATATCGGCTGTCCTAAGCCGGTGGATGGAACCTTAACGAAATGGGCTGATCAAGGCGTCTTGATGCTGAACACGGTTCTGACGGTTAGGCAAGGTCAAGCGCATTCGCATCAGAAGAAAGGGTGGGAATCATTCACGGACGAAGTGATCCGGAAACTGTCGGCACGTGAAGAACCCGTCATATTTATTTTATGGGGCAAGCCGGCACAGATGAAAAAACGCCTGATCGATACCGAACGCCATGCCATTATTGAAGCACCACACCCGAGCCCGCTCAGTGCGCATCGCGGCTTTTTCGGCAGCAAGCCATTCTCAAAAGTGAACAAGCTGTTACAATCGCGTGGAGAGGCACCGATCGACTTCTGCCTGGACTGA
- the thiD gene encoding bifunctional hydroxymethylpyrimidine kinase/phosphomethylpyrimidine kinase, with product MTLKKTLTIAGSDTSGGAGIQADLKTFQEHGTYGMNALTVIVTMDPDNHWSHGIHPIALDTLDAQLKTAFSTGIDSLKTGMLPTVDIIEMAGKAIEASGITDVVIDPVMACKGENEVLFPENVDAMVKYLLPHAKVVTPNLVEAGQLSGLGALHTVEDLQKAAEKIHSHGTKFVVIKGGKQLKHEKAADLLYDGEKHYLLTAEKTDTTYNHGAGCTFAAAITANLANGQSVKDAVYNAKIFVSTAIAHGWKLNEYVGPVMHGAANKFHKAEVDVVEL from the coding sequence ATGACACTCAAAAAGACACTCACCATTGCAGGATCGGATACTTCCGGCGGCGCTGGCATCCAGGCCGACTTGAAGACGTTCCAAGAACACGGCACATATGGCATGAACGCACTTACAGTCATTGTCACTATGGACCCGGACAACCATTGGAGCCACGGCATTCATCCGATCGCGCTCGATACACTTGATGCCCAATTGAAAACAGCTTTCTCGACTGGCATCGACTCATTGAAAACTGGCATGCTGCCGACCGTCGACATTATCGAGATGGCTGGCAAGGCGATCGAAGCATCCGGCATTACCGATGTCGTCATCGATCCGGTCATGGCATGCAAAGGCGAAAACGAAGTGCTATTCCCAGAAAACGTCGATGCAATGGTCAAATACTTGTTGCCGCACGCAAAAGTTGTCACGCCGAACTTGGTCGAAGCTGGCCAATTATCTGGACTCGGCGCGCTTCACACAGTGGAAGACTTGCAAAAAGCGGCAGAAAAGATTCATTCTCACGGAACGAAATTTGTCGTCATCAAAGGCGGTAAGCAATTGAAACACGAAAAAGCGGCCGACCTTCTATACGACGGAGAAAAACATTACCTCTTAACAGCCGAGAAAACCGACACGACTTATAACCACGGCGCAGGCTGTACTTTCGCTGCGGCGATCACGGCGAACCTTGCAAATGGTCAATCGGTCAAAGACGCGGTCTACAACGCTAAGATTTTTGTATCCACAGCGATTGCACACGGCTGGAAGCTGAACGAATACGTTGGCCCTGTTATGCACGGTGCTGCGAATAAATTCCACAAAGCAGAAGTCGACGTAGTCGAACTATAA
- a CDS encoding ABC transporter permease, with protein MWRQPYFIFGFFILSFFLAGSFVYEWVWGDVPAQTHYLMEDGRAVEAAPISPNWQHPLGTDQYGYDLLGKLMLGAKYTILAALAVAAVRMAIAVPIGYLFGTYFDKQRKWMSSFADSMHYIPLTLFAAYVLTPLLWMPENGFSSTLSERISVQVIIMALLTVPIVSVLVANEAALLRDKEYILAAKTLGAGRFRIIRKHLYPQMREKIAVLYGQQVMETFIILAHLGLLDLFLGGTKVSYDPMFGDPPMSISYEWAGLFGSSFRYLQSAPWLPLAPVICIGLAIFSVSLMMEGYLRSKNPKIKKVRRQPQEDPVVEWNREQLREKMVRLKNENQPK; from the coding sequence ATGTGGCGCCAACCGTACTTTATTTTTGGATTCTTTATTTTGAGTTTTTTCCTCGCTGGCAGTTTTGTGTACGAATGGGTATGGGGCGATGTCCCGGCACAAACTCATTACCTAATGGAAGATGGCCGTGCAGTGGAAGCGGCCCCCATATCCCCCAACTGGCAGCATCCGCTGGGAACTGACCAATATGGCTATGACTTACTGGGGAAATTGATGCTCGGGGCGAAATACACCATCTTGGCTGCACTAGCAGTAGCGGCGGTCCGGATGGCAATTGCGGTGCCGATCGGATACTTATTCGGAACTTATTTCGATAAACAACGCAAATGGATGTCCAGTTTTGCCGACTCGATGCATTATATTCCACTGACCTTGTTCGCGGCTTATGTGTTAACGCCGTTGTTGTGGATGCCGGAAAATGGATTTTCGAGCACACTTTCGGAGCGGATTTCGGTACAGGTGATCATAATGGCGCTGTTAACCGTTCCAATCGTCTCGGTTTTGGTTGCCAATGAAGCTGCTTTGCTTCGGGATAAGGAGTATATCCTTGCTGCGAAAACCCTTGGCGCGGGACGTTTTCGGATTATCCGAAAGCATCTCTATCCGCAAATGCGCGAGAAAATCGCTGTCTTGTATGGCCAGCAAGTTATGGAGACCTTTATCATCCTGGCACATCTTGGACTGCTGGATTTGTTTTTGGGCGGAACAAAAGTCAGCTACGACCCCATGTTTGGGGATCCCCCGATGTCAATTTCTTATGAGTGGGCGGGACTGTTCGGTTCAAGCTTCCGCTACTTGCAAAGCGCTCCTTGGCTGCCACTTGCCCCTGTAATATGCATCGGGCTCGCAATTTTTTCAGTGTCGCTGATGATGGAAGGCTATTTACGGTCGAAAAATCCTAAAATCAAGAAAGTCCGCCGACAACCGCAAGAAGATCCGGTAGTCGAGTGGAACCGAGAGCAGCTGCGTGAGAAAATGGTGCGCTTAAAAAATGAAAACCAGCCTAAATGA
- a CDS encoding ABC transporter permease subunit, producing MDDKIKKRENFPKGVKGLKFLTNFCIAITGIILAGSLPILIRGWVEGEWRWRLYVESIRETLEGLWPIGEIAFLNYRAGQEMPLFPNIFAYIVYSLEILFLALLVAIITSLTFTIVTMLLSDNIRERVKMRLYFLESVPDLLIIMLAQLSVIFFFKETGVLISKIAVAGDDRIYWLPVLCLAVLPTIQLYRLSMLTFQEEERQMYVELAHALGFSKVYIVLIHMFRNAIISVFFQSKRTMWFMLSNLFVLELMFNLPGIMLFLRGNMHPLGFLVTIFSFFLPMFILYSFGEWFFVSRRQNKAVA from the coding sequence ATGGATGATAAAATTAAAAAAAGAGAGAATTTTCCAAAAGGGGTGAAAGGTTTGAAGTTTTTAACTAATTTCTGTATCGCCATTACTGGGATCATCCTGGCGGGCAGTTTGCCGATTCTCATCAGGGGGTGGGTAGAAGGCGAATGGAGATGGCGATTGTATGTGGAATCGATACGCGAGACATTGGAAGGGCTTTGGCCCATCGGAGAAATTGCGTTTCTCAATTACCGAGCGGGGCAAGAGATGCCGCTATTCCCGAATATTTTCGCCTATATTGTGTATTCACTCGAAATTCTATTTTTGGCTTTGCTGGTAGCCATTATAACCTCATTAACTTTCACAATAGTTACTATGTTACTGTCTGACAATATACGGGAACGGGTAAAAATGAGGCTTTATTTTTTGGAATCGGTCCCGGATTTATTGATTATTATGCTGGCGCAGCTCAGTGTTATTTTTTTCTTTAAAGAAACCGGCGTGTTGATTTCAAAAATTGCTGTGGCCGGGGACGATCGCATTTACTGGCTGCCTGTATTGTGTCTGGCAGTTTTGCCGACCATCCAACTTTATCGCTTATCCATGCTGACATTTCAAGAGGAAGAGCGCCAGATGTATGTAGAACTCGCCCACGCACTAGGATTTTCCAAAGTCTACATCGTGCTCATCCATATGTTTCGCAATGCCATCATTAGCGTATTTTTTCAGTCCAAGAGAACGATGTGGTTCATGCTGTCGAACTTGTTTGTACTCGAGTTGATGTTTAATCTTCCAGGAATCATGCTATTTCTCAGAGGAAATATGCACCCACTCGGTTTTCTGGTGACCATTTTCAGCTTTTTCTTGCCGATGTTCATCTTATATAGCTTTGGGGAATGGTTTTTCGTATCACGCCGGCAGAACAAGGCGGTGGCATAA
- a CDS encoding YojF family protein, producing MELVEVNQLQAAIDSFVGKDVYLHLETTNGSYASHFNEGFFNAGAFIRNVVINFELGKVVGDSPHRVGLKLPQGWVYAQGITHFELDEEGRLLLAGHDGTGKLAVALQLSETPFSY from the coding sequence ATGGAACTAGTAGAAGTCAACCAACTCCAAGCGGCGATCGATTCGTTCGTAGGCAAGGATGTCTACCTTCACTTGGAAACGACAAATGGCAGCTATGCCAGCCATTTCAATGAAGGCTTTTTCAATGCCGGCGCGTTCATCCGCAATGTTGTCATCAATTTTGAACTTGGCAAAGTCGTCGGCGACAGCCCACACCGTGTCGGGCTAAAACTTCCGCAAGGTTGGGTTTACGCACAAGGCATTACTCATTTTGAACTCGATGAAGAAGGCCGCTTGCTGCTCGCCGGCCATGACGGAACCGGAAAATTGGCGGTGGCGCTGCAACTCAGCGAAACACCGTTCAGCTATTAA
- the bshB2 gene encoding bacillithiol biosynthesis deacetylase BshB2 → MTIPKERHVLVIFPHPDDEAFGVSGTITTHIQQGTPVTYACLTLGEMGRNLGNPPFATRESLPAIRKKELLASAEAMGLTDLRMMGLRDKTIEFEDDEKMVRMMEELIEETNPSLIITFYPDFAVHPDHEATARAVVRAVRRMEDRPKLHCVAFANNTLDVLGEPDVVYDIKPVREHKMNSMKAHISQTAWMLEEMEHKLQNGDTETENWLTMERFYTYRWDQDFE, encoded by the coding sequence ATGACCATCCCGAAAGAACGACATGTACTGGTCATCTTCCCTCACCCCGACGACGAAGCGTTCGGAGTGTCGGGAACGATCACGACCCATATCCAACAAGGAACACCGGTGACATACGCCTGCTTAACGCTTGGCGAAATGGGCCGCAATCTTGGCAACCCGCCATTTGCAACACGTGAATCCTTGCCAGCGATCCGCAAGAAAGAACTGCTCGCCTCAGCGGAAGCGATGGGATTGACGGACCTGCGCATGATGGGCCTACGCGACAAGACTATTGAATTCGAAGATGACGAGAAAATGGTGCGCATGATGGAAGAATTGATTGAAGAAACCAATCCTTCTTTGATTATCACCTTCTATCCGGACTTCGCCGTACATCCAGACCATGAGGCAACGGCGCGTGCTGTCGTTCGTGCCGTGCGCCGCATGGAAGATCGTCCAAAACTCCATTGCGTAGCCTTCGCCAACAATACGCTCGATGTGCTCGGGGAGCCTGACGTTGTCTACGACATCAAACCTGTTCGTGAACACAAGATGAACTCGATGAAAGCCCATATCTCGCAAACTGCATGGATGCTCGAGGAAATGGAGCATAAACTGCAAAATGGCGATACTGAAACCGAAAACTGGTTAACGATGGAACGCTTCTATACTTATCGCTGGGATCAAGATTTCGAATAA